One segment of Fusobacterium massiliense DNA contains the following:
- a CDS encoding MliC family protein: protein MKKFAMLALAMSLFLVACGQKTEEKPAEQPAAEAAAPAEATAVTYEAKTEDGKVFTVSIADGVATVTDEAGTAYELKAAESADGERYADENGNEIHIKGEEGNFTLGDLKEAVVTVTQK from the coding sequence ATGAAAAAATTTGCTATGTTAGCACTAGCTATGAGTTTATTTTTAGTAGCTTGTGGACAAAAAACTGAGGAAAAACCTGCTGAACAACCAGCAGCAGAAGCAGCTGCACCAGCAGAAGCAACTGCAGTAACTTATGAAGCTAAAACTGAAGATGGAAAGGTATTCACTGTATCAATCGCTGACGGTGTTGCAACTGTAACTGATGAAGCAGGAACTGCATATGAATTAAAAGCAGCTGAATCTGCTGACGGTGAAAGATATGCTGATGAAAATGGAAATGAAATCCATATCAAAGGTGAAGAAGGAAACTTTACTTTAGGTGACCTTAAAGAAGCAGTAGTTACTGTAACTCAAAAATAG
- the lgt gene encoding prolipoprotein diacylglyceryl transferase, whose product MNPILLKIGNFEIHYYGLMYAIAFITGISIAKKMAKDEGFNSELIENYAFVAIISGLIGGRIYYVLFNLNHYLQYPAEIPAVWHGGMAIHGGIIGGIIGTVIYGKIKKINPLKLGDFAAAPFILGQAIGRIGNFMNGEVHGVPTFTPLSVIFNLKPKFYEWYNYYLGLSVTEKSSFKDLVPWGVVFPVSSPAGSEFSNLALHPAMLYELVLNLIGFFIIWFVLRKKENRPVGYLWWWYIIIYSINRVLVSFFRAEDLMFFGFRAPHVISVVLILISIFMLKVGRNKR is encoded by the coding sequence ATGAATCCAATACTTTTGAAAATAGGAAATTTTGAAATACATTACTATGGGCTTATGTATGCCATAGCTTTTATAACAGGAATATCTATAGCTAAAAAGATGGCAAAAGATGAAGGTTTTAATTCAGAATTGATTGAGAATTATGCTTTTGTAGCCATTATATCTGGACTTATTGGAGGTAGAATATATTATGTTTTATTCAATTTAAACCATTATTTACAATATCCGGCTGAAATACCAGCTGTTTGGCATGGTGGAATGGCTATACACGGTGGAATTATTGGTGGAATTATTGGAACAGTAATATATGGAAAAATAAAAAAGATAAATCCCCTAAAATTAGGAGATTTTGCAGCTGCACCTTTTATTTTAGGACAGGCTATAGGTAGAATAGGAAATTTTATGAATGGAGAAGTTCACGGTGTTCCAACTTTCACACCTCTTTCTGTAATATTTAATTTGAAACCAAAGTTTTATGAATGGTATAATTATTATCTAGGATTATCTGTTACAGAGAAAAGTTCTTTTAAAGACTTAGTTCCATGGGGGGTTGTATTTCCAGTGAGTTCTCCAGCAGGAAGTGAGTTTTCAAATTTAGCATTACACCCTGCTATGCTTTATGAATTAGTCTTAAATTTGATTGGGTTTTTCATAATTTGGTTTGTTCTTAGAAAAAAAGAAAATAGACCGGTTGGTTATTTATGGTGGTGGTATATTATAATCTATTCGATAAATAGAGTTCTTGTAAGTTTCTTTAGGGCAGAAGATTTAATGTTTTTTGGATTTAGAGCTCCTCATGTGATAAGTGTAGTGTTAATTCTTATTTCTATATTTATGTTAAAAGTTGGCAGAAATAAAAGATAA
- a CDS encoding DUF368 domain-containing protein: protein MLLLFLKSIIIGIANIIPGVSGGTLAVMLNVYDPITEKIGNFFLVDRKTKVSYFLYLLVVLIGAGTGIFLFANLIKYSITNFPKITVGVFTLLILPSIPYIVKGLDYKKRKNILSFIYGAIIMIVFIFLSLKFGDKTTGAVTIQLVENTNFATSYLIKLFFCGLVAAGAMIIPGISGSLLLMMLGEYYNVVYLISSLSLALKDKNYIIFIPLIVLALGVGAGLVIFSKGINYLLKNYRERTLFFIEGIIVFSIIQMWLSI from the coding sequence ATGTTATTACTTTTTTTGAAATCAATTATTATAGGGATAGCAAATATTATTCCAGGAGTGTCAGGTGGAACTTTAGCTGTTATGCTTAATGTATATGACCCAATAACAGAAAAAATAGGAAATTTTTTCTTGGTAGATAGGAAGACTAAAGTTTCTTATTTTCTTTATTTGTTGGTAGTTTTAATTGGAGCAGGGACAGGAATATTCTTGTTTGCAAATTTAATAAAATACTCCATAACTAATTTTCCAAAAATAACAGTTGGAGTATTTACATTACTTATATTGCCATCTATACCTTATATTGTAAAAGGTCTAGATTATAAGAAAAGAAAAAATATACTTTCTTTTATATATGGTGCAATAATTATGATAGTGTTTATATTTTTAAGTTTAAAATTTGGAGATAAAACAACAGGAGCTGTAACTATTCAACTTGTAGAAAACACTAACTTTGCAACTTCATATTTAATAAAATTGTTTTTCTGTGGACTTGTTGCAGCAGGGGCTATGATAATACCTGGAATATCTGGTTCACTTTTGTTGATGATGCTTGGAGAATATTATAATGTAGTTTATTTAATATCTTCTTTATCTTTAGCATTAAAAGATAAAAATTATATAATATTTATTCCATTGATAGTTTTAGCCTTAGGAGTAGGGGCAGGTTTGGTGATATTTTCTAAAGGAATAAATTATTTGTTAAAAAATTACAGAGAGAGAACACTGTTTTTTATTGAAGGCATTATAGTATTTTCAATAATTCAAATGTGGTTAAGTATATAA
- a CDS encoding alanine racemase, translated as MDTSFYMELDKKALYSNINYLKNYRGKELLPIIKANAYGHDILQISKALYDFGIKTWATARFSEAISVIEYLKEYSIEDFRILVLESVEDIEIINKYKQICPSVNNIKDLKDFLANKIDSERLSLKIDFGYGRNGIKYEEVDEVKQIVKYNSLKFMGIYSHLFSSSYDDGLELIKKFTELVNSFGKANFQMIHLQNAAGIFNYDCEIVTHLRTGMLMYGLQEAGFYDMELKPVFTGLMGRVASVSYVDELKYIAYEGLDSLNTSTQKIAKIKLGYGDGFLKANLHTVCLINKKEYTVSQVTMDYSFIEVDDRVNVGDPVQIYHRPNEIKAKTGCSMLELLIAISPLRIKRIFKR; from the coding sequence ATGGATACTTCATTTTATATGGAATTAGATAAAAAGGCTTTATATTCAAATATTAATTATTTAAAAAATTATAGAGGAAAAGAATTGTTACCAATTATAAAAGCAAATGCGTATGGGCATGATATACTTCAAATTTCAAAAGCACTATATGATTTTGGAATAAAAACATGGGCAACAGCTAGATTTTCAGAAGCAATATCTGTTATAGAGTATTTAAAAGAATATTCTATCGAAGATTTTAGAATTTTAGTCTTAGAAAGTGTTGAAGATATTGAAATTATAAATAAATATAAGCAAATATGTCCTAGTGTAAACAATATAAAAGATTTAAAAGATTTCTTGGCTAATAAAATAGATAGTGAGAGATTATCATTAAAAATAGACTTTGGTTATGGAAGAAATGGGATAAAATATGAAGAAGTTGATGAAGTAAAACAAATTGTTAAATATAATAGTTTAAAATTTATGGGAATATATTCACATCTTTTTTCATCTAGTTATGATGATGGCTTAGAATTGATTAAAAAATTTACTGAGCTTGTAAATAGTTTTGGAAAAGCAAATTTTCAAATGATACATTTACAAAATGCGGCTGGAATTTTTAATTATGACTGTGAAATTGTAACTCATTTAAGAACTGGGATGCTTATGTATGGACTTCAAGAGGCAGGTTTTTATGATATGGAGTTAAAGCCGGTTTTTACAGGTCTTATGGGGAGAGTTGCTTCAGTTAGCTATGTTGATGAGTTAAAATATATAGCTTACGAAGGCTTAGATAGTTTAAATACTAGTACACAAAAAATAGCTAAAATAAAATTAGGATATGGAGATGGTTTTTTAAAGGCAAATTTACATACAGTTTGCTTAATAAATAAAAAAGAATACACTGTATCTCAAGTAACTATGGACTATTCTTTTATAGAAGTAGATGATAGAGTAAATGTTGGAGACCCTGTTCAAATATATCATAGACCAAATGAAATAAAAGCTAAGACAGGTTGTAGTATGCTTGAGCTTTTAATAGCTATATCTCCATTGAGAATAAAAAGAATTTTTAAAAGATAA
- a CDS encoding NCS2 family permease, which yields MNVNDVLAALGVVLNGIPQALLAASYGFSSVPTAFGFILGAAACLFYGSAIPISFQAETIALAGILGKDIRERLSIIFFSGVTMALLGITGFLSSIVNFAGENIINAMMAGVGLMLTRISLQGLKESKVVTASSIFSAFITYFFFGQNLVYTIVVCVIFSSLVANIFKINFGGGIIENYKKIEIKKPIINLNVIRGALALACLTIGANIAFGNITASMTGKYTANIDQLTIYSGLADAVSSLFGGGPVEAIISATAAAPNPLLSGVLMMLIMATILFFGLLPKISKYIPGHSVHGFLFILGAVVTVPTNTAMAFSTGSPQDYIVAATAMAVTAANDPFIGLLVALIVKYIFVLF from the coding sequence ATGAATGTTAATGATGTACTTGCAGCTCTAGGCGTTGTATTAAATGGTATACCTCAAGCTTTACTCGCTGCATCTTATGGTTTTTCTTCTGTTCCGACGGCTTTTGGTTTTATACTTGGAGCAGCAGCTTGTTTGTTTTACGGTTCTGCTATTCCAATTTCATTCCAGGCAGAAACTATAGCACTTGCTGGAATTTTAGGTAAAGATATTAGAGAAAGATTATCTATAATATTTTTCTCTGGGGTTACTATGGCACTTTTAGGAATAACTGGATTTTTATCTTCCATTGTTAATTTTGCAGGTGAAAATATAATAAATGCAATGATGGCTGGTGTTGGGCTTATGCTAACTAGAATTTCTTTACAAGGTTTAAAAGAAAGTAAGGTTGTAACAGCCTCATCAATTTTTTCAGCTTTCATTACTTATTTTTTCTTTGGACAAAATTTAGTTTATACTATAGTTGTTTGTGTGATTTTTTCTAGCTTAGTTGCCAATATATTTAAAATTAATTTTGGTGGTGGAATTATAGAAAATTATAAAAAAATTGAAATAAAAAAACCTATAATTAACTTAAATGTAATAAGAGGAGCTTTAGCTTTAGCTTGTTTGACTATAGGAGCAAATATTGCTTTTGGTAATATTACAGCCTCTATGACAGGTAAATATACTGCAAACATAGACCAATTAACTATTTATTCTGGACTTGCAGATGCAGTATCTTCTTTATTTGGTGGAGGTCCTGTTGAAGCTATAATTTCAGCTACTGCTGCTGCCCCTAATCCTTTATTAAGTGGTGTCTTAATGATGTTAATTATGGCTACTATACTATTCTTTGGTCTATTACCAAAAATTAGTAAATATATTCCTGGACACTCAGTTCATGGATTTTTATTTATACTAGGAGCTGTTGTTACTGTGCCAACTAACACTGCTATGGCTTTTTCAACTGGAAGTCCTCAAGACTACATTGTAGCTGCAACTGCTATGGCTGTAACTGCTGCAAATGACCCTTTTATTGGATTACTTGTAGCTCTTATTGTTAAATATATATTTGTTTTATTCTAA
- a CDS encoding phosphoribosyltransferase family protein → MDYYTLKIGDLERKLPIIKLSEDLSIASFVILGDTEIVEKTAPLIAEKLPKIDYIVTAEAKGVPLAYEISKILNLKSYIVARKSVKAYMKDVIEAEVNSITTTNPQKMYLNGEDAEKIKGKNIALVDDVISTGESLSTIEYLVKKAGGNVVAKAAILAEGDAKNRKDIIFLQELPLF, encoded by the coding sequence ATGGATTATTACACTTTGAAAATTGGAGATTTAGAAAGAAAATTACCTATTATAAAATTATCAGAAGACTTATCAATAGCAAGTTTTGTTATTTTAGGAGATACTGAAATTGTAGAAAAAACTGCTCCTTTAATAGCAGAAAAATTACCTAAAATTGATTATATAGTTACAGCTGAAGCTAAGGGAGTTCCTTTAGCCTATGAAATTTCTAAAATTTTAAATCTAAAATCATATATAGTGGCAAGAAAAAGCGTAAAAGCATATATGAAAGATGTAATTGAAGCTGAGGTTAATTCTATTACAACAACTAATCCACAAAAAATGTATTTAAATGGAGAAGATGCTGAAAAAATTAAAGGTAAAAATATAGCTTTAGTAGATGATGTAATTTCAACAGGTGAGTCTCTTTCAACTATCGAATATCTTGTCAAAAAAGCTGGAGGAAATGTGGTTGCTAAAGCAGCAATACTTGCAGAGGGAGATGCTAAAAATAGAAAAGACATCATTTTTCTACAAGAATTACCTTTATTTTAA
- a CDS encoding subtype B tannase → MRKLNLFLFFNLFSTLLFSQEKEISINSKLKFDKNNYLIKEASINGKNIKYCSFENIIYVAKPVDIAYQSMNVYIPEEYFKNESIGKYNSETAPIFLPNSVGGYMPGKIEKPDLKKDGSPNSILYALSKGYVVVSPALRGRTLTDKEGLYTGKAPAGIVDLKAVVRYLHYNDKDMPGNAEKIISNGTSAGGALSALLGASANSKDYNKYLDEIGAVEGRDDIYAVSSYCPITNLENADIAYEWQFNGINNYSKMIITRNTSSEEFNDRSLKRSIQKGELNKNEIEISNTLKPLFSIYLNNLSLKDENGNTLYLDEEGNGSFKNYLSTVLKDSANKAISEGKDLKNEKYLIFENSKVVSADWDKFIKSGDRMKTPPAFDSFNLDSGENNLFGTKIVDNKHFANFYKEKFSEEKADSNIIKLMNPMNYIENPESPKYWRIRHGIIDKDTSLAIPVILSLKLKNIGKKVDFFSPWGQGHGGDYDLEELFDWIDEIVNK, encoded by the coding sequence ATGAGAAAATTAAATCTATTTTTATTTTTTAATCTTTTTTCAACTTTATTATTTTCACAAGAGAAAGAAATTTCTATCAATAGTAAGTTAAAATTTGATAAGAATAATTATTTAATAAAGGAAGCTAGTATAAATGGGAAAAATATAAAATATTGTTCTTTTGAAAATATAATTTATGTTGCTAAACCTGTTGATATAGCTTATCAAAGTATGAATGTATATATTCCTGAAGAATATTTTAAAAATGAGAGCATAGGAAAATATAACTCGGAAACGGCTCCGATATTTTTACCTAATTCTGTTGGGGGATATATGCCGGGTAAAATAGAAAAACCTGATTTAAAAAAAGATGGGAGTCCAAATTCTATTTTATATGCTTTATCAAAAGGATATGTTGTAGTTTCTCCTGCATTAAGAGGTAGAACATTGACAGATAAAGAAGGTTTATATACCGGAAAAGCTCCTGCAGGTATAGTAGACTTAAAAGCAGTAGTAAGATATTTACATTACAATGATAAAGATATGCCGGGTAATGCAGAAAAAATTATTTCAAATGGAACAAGTGCAGGAGGAGCTCTATCAGCTCTTTTAGGAGCTAGTGCTAATTCTAAAGATTATAATAAATATTTAGATGAAATTGGAGCAGTTGAAGGGAGAGATGATATCTATGCAGTTTCATCATATTGTCCTATTACAAATTTAGAAAATGCAGACATAGCATATGAATGGCAATTTAATGGTATAAATAATTATTCAAAAATGATTATAACAAGAAATACGAGCTCTGAGGAATTCAATGATAGAAGTCTTAAACGTTCTATTCAAAAGGGTGAATTAAATAAAAATGAAATAGAAATTTCAAATACTCTAAAACCGCTTTTTTCAATTTATTTAAATAATCTTTCTTTAAAAGATGAAAATGGAAATACTTTATATTTAGATGAAGAAGGAAATGGAAGTTTTAAAAATTATTTGTCAACTGTGTTAAAAGATTCAGCTAATAAAGCAATATCTGAGGGAAAAGACTTGAAAAATGAAAAATATTTAATATTTGAAAATTCAAAAGTTGTATCAGCTGATTGGGATAAATTTATAAAATCAGGAGATAGAATGAAAACACCTCCAGCTTTTGATTCCTTTAATTTAGATTCTGGAGAAAATAATCTTTTTGGAACTAAGATAGTGGATAATAAGCATTTTGCTAATTTTTATAAAGAAAAATTTTCAGAAGAGAAAGCTGATTCAAATATTATAAAATTAATGAATCCAATGAATTACATAGAAAATCCTGAGTCTCCTAAATATTGGAGAATTAGACATGGAATTATAGATAAGGATACATCTTTAGCTATACCTGTAATTTTATCTTTAAAATTAAAAAATATAGGTAAAAAAGTTGATTTCTTTTCTCCTTGGGGACAAGGACATGGTGGAGATTATGACCTTGAAGAACTATTTGATTGGATTGATGAGATAGTTAATAAATAA